The DNA sequence GTTTACGGCATAATGTTGGTACTAGAATGGCATTGCAGGGGACACCTGCTGCTATAATAAAAGAATTTTTAAATCATAAAAATTTAGAGACGACACAAAGGTATATTGACATTGCAGAACCTGTAATGCAAGGACATATAGATATGCTTGAGAGCGGACTTAAAAAGAGTAGTAAAGTTTCTCTAAATATTAAACGAGTAGATACAGAGGTTAAGAATGGTTAGTTTTTTAATGGATGAGAATGGGAAAAAGACGCATGCGGTCATTCCTATTGAAGAATGGGAAAAGATAGAACTTTACATACAGCAAGATGAACAGAGTGAGATATCGCTGTATCCAAGTTTTCACATTAAAAATGTATTGTCATTTATTAAAGAGCATAATGATCTTAGTCTTTCTGAATGGCAAACAGTATATGAAAATTTTTATAGTTATTATAAAAAATTAGATATTAAAGATGTCATGGCATTACAGCTTTTTCGTGCTGGTATATTAGGTAGAGCATACATAGAAAATAATATTGTAGTCTATGAGGAGTTATTTAAACCAAGACCGATAAAGTTTTTAATAGAAAAAGATGGCTCTCCTATAAAAGAAAAATCATTAAAAATATTAAGAGAGGCAGTTGCCAATTGTTCTGAATATAATTTTTTAGATATATTTAATAAGACTGTTTCTTTTGATCCAGATCTAATTTCAGATTACAGATCGGAATATAAAAGGCTAAGACGAGATGCTGAAAGAGATAGAATGTTCATTTATGATTTAGATGTATTGTATTCTATCCAAATGTTTAATAGTGATAAAGAGTTCCAACAAATTTTTACCAATGATGAGAACATTAGCATAGGAGAGTTCAGAGGTTTAATAAACAAATATATAGCTGAACATTTATATAATGGGAATGTATCACAGGTTTATAGGGCAGCTAAAGAAGGGGCAGAAAGAGTTCAAAACATATTAATATAAACAAATTAGACTACTAAGTGTAACTAAATAGCACTATTTATATCCAGTTAAGCTTCTTAACTGTATCATTTTATATCTTCAATAGAGAAAGGTATGACATGAGCACAGAGATAACAGAGGCAATACCTCCAACCAAAGAATTAATGACACCACAGGAAGTTTCCGAATTGACAGGCTATAGCTTAAAAGCATTGGCAAGCCATAGAGGCAGTAAAACAGGCTTCCCTTACTATAAATTTAATCGTAGAATATTTTATAAGCAATCTGAAATTATGGCTGCTATAGAAAAAACCAAAGTAGAGACCTCTGCAAAGGCTTTATAATGGATGCTGCAAAAGAAAAAGTTTATAACGGTTATTTGGAGCATCTACTTATAAAAGGTCTTGCAAAGAGCACAGTAGAGTTATATGCAAAAGAAGCAAAGTCTTTTATAGAGTTTGTAGATGATCTAGAGTCTATAAACAACTCTATAGTTTACAACTATTTGCAAAAATACTCTCATTTAGGAAATGATGGCAAAAACAAGCATGGCAGTGCTTTAAGAGTTTTTCTTAGACATCTTTCTAAAAATGTCTATTTTAACATGAACAAAGTCAACATCCCCTATGTTAAGGGCAGTCGTAAGCTTCCTGAAATCTTAGATCAAGATGAGTTTATTAAAAGGCTTAATGAACTAAAGAAGACCGCTGAAATGTCAAATAGTTGGAAGATCAAGAGAAATTATGCGCTTACTATACTTCTGTATGCAACTGGTATGAGAGTATCGGAAGCTCTGGCTTTTGATAGAAACAATATTGAAAATGGTTGGGCACGGATTGACAGCGGCAAAGGTTTAAAAGACAGAGTCGTTCCGATTGCTAAAGAGGCAGTAGAAGCACTTGACGCTTATATGAGAACGTGTCCGTTTCCTCTGGGAAAAGGTTTCTTTGTTAATTATAAAGGCACTTCAATGTCAAGAGTTCAAGTTTATAAGATCCTCAAAGACTCCATAGATCTTAATCCGCACAGTATGAGACATCATTTTGCAACGCATATGATCATTAACGGATGTGATGTAAGCGTAGTATCTGAACTGCTTGGTCATTCAAGTCTAATCACAACACAAATATATACGCACATAAAAAAGCCTCAATTACTAAAAACCGTAAATGCATGTCATCCAATGGCAGAGGAGAATATCAATGCATAGTACAGATATTTACTTAGGGCAAGAGACCCCGGAGAGCATAAATAAAGATATAGAAGCATGTCTTATGAATGGGAGCAAAGTTGAAACTATTGCTAAAAGCTTTTTGGGAACAGAAAAAGCGAAAATCATCATAACTAAGTGGGAGGGTGCACACATTAGTGAGCTTAGTGAAGCTGAACAGATAGAAATACTTATTGCATATATAAGCGAGCTGCAAAGCAACATCAAAAGCAGTCGCGGCAGCTGTGTGAGTCAAGATATTAAAAAGTTGATGGAGGATAACTATTACGGCATAGATGTAGATGAATATGGTGATTATCTTACGGAGCTTATTAATAGCCCGGGGTATCAAAAAGTTAACCATCATATAGCCAATATTATGGCGTGTTTCAAACAATATATGCAAGAACAGCATCCCGAAGAGTTTAAAAGCATGAGTGTTAAAGAGTTAGAAGTTGCATTGGTAAAGTTTGTAAAAGAACATTTACAGGTATGCAGCGAGAAAGAATAGTAATTTAAAATAATTTATGAAAGGAAACAAGAGCAAGCCATAATTGCTCTTGTAATGTAATAATGCGAGAGAATTATAACATATATGACGAACAGGCAGAATATGCCGTACTAAATAGTATTATATTTGAGCCTAAGAACTATAGCAAGCATAAAGATATGTTAGAGCCTGATATGTTTTTCATGGCAACCAGTAAAGACATATATAAAGCAATAGCCGAACTTGATGCAAAAGGTAAGCCTATAGATGAAGAGTTTATCAAAAAAGAGCTAGAAAAACAGAATAAGTTCAACCCTGAAATTTTGTTAAATATACTGTCTAAAAACCCGTATCATAATATTTTAGGATACATAAAAGAGCTGCAGGAGCTACACAGAAAAAGAGCGGCATTAGAAGCTACAACGCTTTTTAGAAATGGCGAGATAGATATACAAAAGCTTATCTCTACATGTACAGCTGCTAAAAATATGTATGTGACGGAAGAAGCACAGCAAGTTACAAAACATGAATATAAACATATAACACCGTTTATGAGAAGTTTATTGCAAGATCTAAAAAGCATTAATGACTACCCTGACTCTATGGTGTGGGCTGTGATGCTTCCCTCAATGGCTGGATTAATAGGTGCAAGAGCAAAAATAACCAATGGCATAAATTTAACAGTTTTTCCAGTTATATGGTCGATGATAGTAGCCCCATCTTCATTAGCAGCTAAATCAACACTGTACAGAAAGGCAAAGGATTGTATTTTTGGAGATATGCAAAAAGAGTTTTATAGGGAGTATGAAGAGAGCAGAGTAAACCATAAAACACGTTATAAAGAGTATTTGGCTCTGCCAAAAGAAGAAAAATTACAAACAGATGAGCCTGAGCCTCCAACGTTGAAGCAAATCATATTTCATGCAGGAGGAACACCGGAGGCGAAGATAAAAAGTCTTCAACATAACCCAAATGGCGGAGTAGTCTATTTTGATGAAATGAAAGCAGAACTAGAGCTTACAAATGCAAATCAAGCATACAAAGCATTGAAAACTTCTATCTTTGATGGAGAGACATATCACAAAGAGCTTGTTAACGGTGGAACAATAATTTT is a window from the Sulfurimonas crateris genome containing:
- a CDS encoding helix-turn-helix domain-containing protein, with protein sequence MSTEITEAIPPTKELMTPQEVSELTGYSLKALASHRGSKTGFPYYKFNRRIFYKQSEIMAAIEKTKVETSAKAL
- a CDS encoding tyrosine-type recombinase/integrase: MDAAKEKVYNGYLEHLLIKGLAKSTVELYAKEAKSFIEFVDDLESINNSIVYNYLQKYSHLGNDGKNKHGSALRVFLRHLSKNVYFNMNKVNIPYVKGSRKLPEILDQDEFIKRLNELKKTAEMSNSWKIKRNYALTILLYATGMRVSEALAFDRNNIENGWARIDSGKGLKDRVVPIAKEAVEALDAYMRTCPFPLGKGFFVNYKGTSMSRVQVYKILKDSIDLNPHSMRHHFATHMIINGCDVSVVSELLGHSSLITTQIYTHIKKPQLLKTVNACHPMAEENINA
- a CDS encoding DUF3987 domain-containing protein yields the protein MRENYNIYDEQAEYAVLNSIIFEPKNYSKHKDMLEPDMFFMATSKDIYKAIAELDAKGKPIDEEFIKKELEKQNKFNPEILLNILSKNPYHNILGYIKELQELHRKRAALEATTLFRNGEIDIQKLISTCTAAKNMYVTEEAQQVTKHEYKHITPFMRSLLQDLKSINDYPDSMVWAVMLPSMAGLIGARAKITNGINLTVFPVIWSMIVAPSSLAAKSTLYRKAKDCIFGDMQKEFYREYEESRVNHKTRYKEYLALPKEEKLQTDEPEPPTLKQIIFHAGGTPEAKIKSLQHNPNGGVVYFDEMKAELELTNANQAYKALKTSIFDGETYHKELVNGGTIILYSPILSEVGLITKPWLLEVAQKNDVASGFMARYLFSVNSRHDFKPLKINENFIDTKKYSKVGEFIVEMFKNCEETITFKLSDEARLKHKEWFDEYSETVYDTETDEEATASYRLSTYVLKFMLISYIFNNAQNLIDVVASDNMLIIGKEYFDEALEIMELFRNESHKLLQLFESSNKLNFKIDDNAVKIYKKIDRSEHRKITRSEANNIRGIDKQIIDYLIETGMLISNKVDRTEYLSKP